The Desulfofundulus salinus genome includes the window GGTTTTGACCTGGTCATCGGCCCGCCCTTCGGCAAGGATCTGGGCGAGGCAGATTGCATCAGCTGCGGCCAGTGTGTAATGGTTTGCCCCACCGGCGCCCTCACCGAAAGGGAATATATTGATGAGGTGTGGCGGGCCATTGAGGATCCGGATAAATTTGTGGTGGTACAGGCCGCCCCGGCCATCCAGGTCACTCTGGGAGAAGCCTTTGGCCTGGGAGCGGGAACGGTAGTGCGGGGAAAATTGGCCGCCGCCCTGCGGCGCCTGGGTTTTGACCGGGTCTTTACCACCGAACTGGCCGCAGACCTGACCATTGTGGAAGAAGCCCACGAACTGCTGGAGCGGCTGAAAGGGCACGGCAAACTGCCCCTGATCTCTTCCTGCAGTCCGGGATGGGTGAAATTCTGCGAATATTTCTACCCCGAATTTGTGGACAACCTGAGCACCTGTAAATCCCCCATGGAAATGTTTGGCGCCCTGGCCAAGACCTATTATGCGGAAAAAGAAGGCCTGGATCCCAAAAAGATGGTGGTCGTGGGGGTAATGCCCTGTACGGCTAAAAAATTTGAAGCCGCCCGGCCCGAACTGGTTACCCGGGGCTTAAGGGACGTGGATTACGTTTTGACCACCCGGGAATTGGCCCGGATGATCCGCCAGGCGGGTATCCGGTTTGATGAACTGGCAGATGAAGAATTCGACCAACCCCTGGGGTTGTCTACCGGAGCCGGCGTTATTTTTGCCGCCACCGGTGGGGTCATGGAAGCAGCCATACGCACCGCTTATGCCCTGGTGGAAGGCAGGGATTTGCCCACCCGGCTTGAATTCCGGGAATTCCGCGGACTGCGTGGCATTAAGGAAGCACGGCTTAAACTAAAGAACCAGACCCTGCGCCTGGCCGTGGCCCATGGCACCAGGAACGCCCGCCGCCTGCTGGAGCGGATCAAGAGGGGAGAAAAATTTCATTTTATCGAGATTATGGCCTGCCCGGGAGGATGTGTGGGCGGAGGAGGTCAACCCATCCTGGGACGATTGAACCGGCGGGAAGCAAACATGGTCCAACGCCGCATGCAGAGGGCCCAGGCTTTGTATAAAATAGATTTAAACAAAAAGCTTCGCCGAGCCCACGAAAACCCGGCGGTACAGCAAATTTACCGGGAGTTCCTCGGTCACCCTTTGAGCGAAAAGGCCAAAGAGATTTTGCATACCCATTATACTCCCCGGGTAAGAACGGATTACCGCTTGCTACATTAGAGAAAGTAACGTCAGAACACCCGGCTAAAAAAAACCGGGATTTTTCGTTGTCAGGCAGAGTACGGACCGGTAAACTATAAATATCGGGTCCAGCGCTGTAAAATATTTTGCGGAGGTTATTTCATGCGTCGCAAGCTATTACCCCTCCTCCCCGGTGCCGTCATTGGCAACGGCCGCATGCTGGCCACCATTAAAAATACCGGGGAACTCTACCGTTTGTTCTGGCCACACATTGACCAGGCACAGCATCTGGGTCAGTTTATCGCAGGTATCCGCCAAACCGCCCCCACCCCGGAAGGGGTCTGGTGGCTGCATGAGTCCCCCTGGCACGGCGAACAGCATTACCTGAACGAAACTCCCGTGGTTCTTACCTGCAGGCGCCGGGACGACGTGGCCCTTTTAGTGGAACAGGCCGATTTTATTCTGCCCGAAGAAGATGTCCTTGCCCGTCAGTACCGGGTGACCAATCTTTCCGACCGGGCACGCACTCTTAATTTAGCGGTCTACTGCACCTTTCTCATTGACGAATCAGCTCTTTACGATACCATGTACCTCGAGTTAACCCACCAGACGCTAATCCAATTCCGCCGCAACATTTTTCTGGCCTTAAGGGCCCCGGGTTACCCCCTGGTGGGGTATCATACCGGCCGCCGGGACACCCCCGGTGATCCTCTTGGACCGGCCAGCCGGGGCGAGTTTTACGGTGATTCTTCCACCCTGCGCGCCGGTGCCGGAGCCGTGGCCTGGGAAATGGGAGAGGTTATGCCCGGGGAAACCCGTGAATTGACCCTTTACCTGGCCGCCGCGTCCAGTGAAGCCGCCGTCCTTGAGCTGCTCTCCAGGGTCTCCGCTAAATCGGGACAACAGTGGCGGGAAGAAACGGCCGGTTTTTGGGAACGCTGGCTGGAACACCGGCCCCTATCGGGTGAACAGGGGGAAGAACACGGCGCTTTTCGCCGGTCCCTGATGGTTTTAAAACTCCTGACCAACCGGGAAACGGGCGGCAGCATTGCAGCCCCCGAATTCGACCCCTTTTATACCGGTTGCGGCGGATACGGCTATTGCTGGCCCCGGGACG containing:
- a CDS encoding NADH-dependent [FeFe] hydrogenase, group A6 → MENAPPIPAGHCEPVPQPEEEKVGIWINDRPVKVPKGMNLLEICRAEGIDIPSLCYLPGVHEAGICRVCLVEVEANGRRTLQASCVYPASEGIKVYTHSPRARRARKRVVELLLTEHEGECPTCVRNLTCELQRLADEMGIRRVRATGERRRYPVANKNPFIIRDYNKCIRCRRCEAVCREIQEVGVLGPRNRGFDLVIGPPFGKDLGEADCISCGQCVMVCPTGALTEREYIDEVWRAIEDPDKFVVVQAAPAIQVTLGEAFGLGAGTVVRGKLAAALRRLGFDRVFTTELAADLTIVEEAHELLERLKGHGKLPLISSCSPGWVKFCEYFYPEFVDNLSTCKSPMEMFGALAKTYYAEKEGLDPKKMVVVGVMPCTAKKFEAARPELVTRGLRDVDYVLTTRELARMIRQAGIRFDELADEEFDQPLGLSTGAGVIFAATGGVMEAAIRTAYALVEGRDLPTRLEFREFRGLRGIKEARLKLKNQTLRLAVAHGTRNARRLLERIKRGEKFHFIEIMACPGGCVGGGGQPILGRLNRREANMVQRRMQRAQALYKIDLNKKLRRAHENPAVQQIYREFLGHPLSEKAKEILHTHYTPRVRTDYRLLH